A genomic region of Eucalyptus grandis isolate ANBG69807.140 chromosome 5, ASM1654582v1, whole genome shotgun sequence contains the following coding sequences:
- the LOC104430253 gene encoding ethylene-responsive transcription factor 5-like produces the protein MASKTLQSPKVAVPSSNQARGKQNYIGVQKKPWGKFGARIRVPSQNSKQIWLGSYETDIDAARAYNEAALEHHTKPTLNVLPDGKKEEVEGDNGVIVKKEELEGDNKVIVKEEELEGDYKVIVKEEELEGDNEVIVKKEELEGDYKVIVKKEELEGDWPEE, from the coding sequence ATGGCCTCGAAAACCTTGCAATCGCCGAAGGTCGCGGTGCCGAGTTCGAATCAAGCACGCGGCAAACAGAACTATATAGGAGTCCAGAAGAAGCCTTGGGGGAAGTTCGGAGCACGGATCCGAGTCCCGAGCCAGAACAGCAAGCAAATCTGGCTCGGAAGTTATGAAACCGATATCGATGCTGCGAGGGCCTACAACGAAGCCGCCTTGGAGCACCACACAAAGCCGACCCTCAACGTCCTTCCCGATGGCAAGAAGGAGGAGGTGGAAGGGGACAACGGGGTCATcgtgaagaaggaggagctgGAAGGGGACAACAAGGTCAtcgtgaaggaggaggagctggaAGGGGACTACAAGGTCAtcgtgaaggaggaggagctggaAGGGGACAACGAGGTCATcgtgaagaaggaggagctgGAAGGGGACTACAAGGTCATcgtgaagaaggaggagctgGAAGGGGACTGGCCCGAGGAGTAG